The Campylobacter concisus genome has a window encoding:
- a CDS encoding phage tail protein, with protein MVLNLGGFKFRWEQTNSIDTQTDFGISEQERIQNYPALFSANLGSSALNIDGQTLPYHGDKQGALKPLYALATLRQSLPLTNGNGKYFGRFVIVKISEKQAIFTPNGAFFTQSFSLELKRDYDG; from the coding sequence ATGGTACTAAATCTTGGTGGGTTTAAATTTAGATGGGAGCAAACTAATAGTATTGACACTCAAACAGACTTTGGCATAAGCGAGCAAGAGCGTATACAAAACTATCCAGCCTTATTTAGTGCAAATTTAGGGAGCAGCGCACTTAATATAGATGGTCAAACACTGCCATATCACGGCGACAAACAAGGCGCATTAAAACCACTTTATGCCTTAGCCACTTTACGTCAAAGCTTGCCACTTACAAATGGAAATGGTAAATATTTTGGTCGCTTCGTTATAGTAAAAATCAGTGAAAAACAAGCGATTTTCACTCCAAATGGAGCATTTTTTACGCAAAGTTTTAGTTTAGAGCTAAAAAGGGATTATGATGGATAA
- a CDS encoding tail protein X, with translation MDKIYIAKDGDRLDTITYNHYGHLRFFEQILTINPKLNTTLHAGDKVFLPDIKEVAKEQAKLW, from the coding sequence ATGGATAAAATTTACATAGCTAAAGACGGTGATAGGCTTGATACTATCACCTACAACCACTACGGACATCTAAGGTTTTTTGAGCAAATTCTAACTATAAACCCAAAGCTTAACACAACACTTCATGCAGGTGATAAGGTGTTTTTGCCTGATATAAAAGAAGTAGCGAAAGAGCAGGCAAAACTATGGTGA
- a CDS encoding phage late control D family protein gives MVRKPAFKLEASGKDITNIIRQNLISLSFTDKEGNESDEISFTLFGIYAKPVFGDKLKLWLGYENELYLCGTFSVQTTSADYKANTTEVRATAVNFASPAKEKRRVSWENTTLFGIAKKIASANALSLKTSGSDQNIASVIQDNVSDIEFLYDLCVKFGFLMAVKNDNIIITAKDAKGDASQTSNTSKNENLPTFTLNLTDLYSLEITEANRNSYTAVIVEWQDIEAGKVKSIKVGSGEQVYKMQIAQPKSDNEAFKQAEAKLNELQRGGINGRCSCEGGNIIAGGKLKFGGVAGLEANEFSIKEVSHKLSTSGYEIDIEFEG, from the coding sequence ATGGTGAGAAAACCAGCTTTCAAGTTAGAAGCCAGCGGTAAAGACATAACAAACATCATCAGACAAAACCTAATAAGTCTAAGCTTTACCGATAAAGAGGGCAATGAAAGTGATGAAATCAGCTTTACCCTATTTGGCATATATGCAAAGCCAGTATTTGGAGATAAGCTTAAGCTTTGGCTAGGGTATGAAAATGAGCTCTATCTTTGTGGTACTTTTAGCGTGCAAACAACTAGCGCAGACTACAAAGCAAATACAACAGAGGTTAGAGCAACTGCTGTAAATTTTGCAAGCCCTGCAAAAGAGAAAAGACGTGTGAGCTGGGAAAATACAACGCTTTTTGGGATAGCTAAAAAGATAGCTAGTGCCAATGCACTATCTTTAAAAACAAGCGGTAGCGACCAAAACATAGCTTCTGTTATCCAGGATAATGTAAGCGACATAGAGTTTTTATATGATCTATGCGTCAAATTTGGCTTTTTAATGGCTGTTAAAAATGATAACATCATCATAACAGCCAAAGATGCTAAGGGTGATGCTAGCCAAACCTCAAATACTTCAAAAAACGAGAATTTGCCCACTTTTACACTAAATTTAACTGATCTTTACTCGCTAGAGATCACTGAAGCTAATAGAAACTCTTATACAGCCGTAATAGTAGAGTGGCAAGATATTGAAGCTGGTAAGGTAAAAAGCATTAAGGTGGGAAGTGGTGAACAGGTATATAAGATGCAGATAGCTCAGCCAAAGAGTGATAATGAGGCCTTTAAACAAGCAGAAGCTAAACTTAACGAGTTACAACGCGGCGGAATAAATGGTAGATGTAGCTGCGAAGGGGGAAACATCATAGCAGGCGGCAAGCTTAAATTTGGTGGAGTTGCTGGGCTAGAAGCAAATGAGTTTAGCATAAAAGAAGTAAGCCATAAGCTTAGCACGAGTGGGTATGAAATAGACATAGAGTTTGAGGGATAA
- a CDS encoding glycerate kinase family protein: MRILVAIDSLKGSLSSLEAGLAVKEGLEEIGCEVVVKPIADGGEGSVEAMADALGAKFIDTIVKNPLGTEILARYALKDDLAILEMSSASGLTLINPDERNPLKTSTFGFGQMIKDAIAKGARKFIIGIGGSATNDAGTGMLSALGFKFYDKDGALLEGKGENLAKIYEFTDEDALKELKECEFLIACDVDNPLYGMNGAAHVYAPQKGANGRMVKELDDGLKHFAALVKEKTNSKFHTQKGAGAAGGLGFAFVAFLGAKLRPGIEIITQTIALEDEIKKADLIITGEGRMDFQSSMGKTPTGVAKLAKKYHKPVIAFAGSVQKCAKDCHKNGIDAYFCILNEPVSLEEAMRKDVAIRNLKMTAEQVIRLYMLNYKA; this comes from the coding sequence ATGAGAATTTTAGTTGCGATTGATTCATTAAAAGGCTCGCTTAGCTCGCTTGAGGCGGGCCTTGCTGTGAAAGAAGGACTAGAAGAGATTGGCTGCGAGGTCGTTGTCAAGCCTATCGCAGATGGTGGCGAGGGTAGTGTAGAGGCGATGGCTGATGCACTTGGTGCGAAATTTATAGATACAATAGTTAAAAATCCACTTGGTACTGAAATACTAGCCAGATACGCTCTAAAAGATGACCTTGCAATACTTGAAATGTCAAGTGCTTCTGGCCTTACGCTCATAAACCCAGACGAGAGAAATCCACTAAAGACTAGCACATTTGGTTTTGGTCAGATGATAAAAGATGCCATTGCTAAAGGTGCCAGAAAATTTATCATAGGCATCGGCGGAAGTGCGACAAATGACGCTGGTACAGGCATGCTTAGCGCACTTGGCTTTAAATTTTATGATAAAGATGGTGCTTTACTTGAAGGAAAAGGCGAGAATTTAGCCAAAATTTATGAGTTTACAGATGAAGATGCTTTAAAAGAGCTAAAGGAGTGCGAGTTTTTAATCGCCTGCGATGTAGACAATCCTCTTTATGGCATGAATGGAGCAGCCCATGTTTATGCTCCTCAAAAGGGTGCAAATGGCCGCATGGTAAAAGAGCTTGATGATGGGCTAAAACACTTTGCAGCTCTTGTAAAGGAAAAGACTAATAGTAAATTTCACACACAAAAAGGTGCTGGCGCAGCTGGCGGACTTGGCTTTGCTTTCGTGGCATTTTTAGGAGCGAAACTTCGCCCAGGTATTGAGATCATTACGCAGACTATCGCGCTTGAGGATGAGATCAAAAAGGCTGATCTAATCATCACTGGCGAAGGCCGTATGGACTTTCAAAGCTCAATGGGAAAGACTCCGACTGGGGTTGCAAAACTAGCCAAAAAGTATCATAAGCCAGTGATCGCATTTGCTGGAAGCGTACAAAAATGTGCCAAAGATTGCCACAAAAATGGGATTGATGCCTATTTTTGTATATTAAATGAGCCAGTGAGTCTTGAAGAAGCGATGAGAAAAGATGTCGCGATTAGAAATTTAAAGATGACAGCAGAGCAAGTCATTCGCCTTTATATGCTAAACTACAAAGCATAA
- a CDS encoding GntP family permease — protein MSGISLIVCFVVAIMLMIVMISKLKVHPFLALMSISLVLAIVAGIDLSKIPAMIGVGFSGTFKSIGIVIIFGTIIGTVLEKTGAALKLADMVVKLVGQKRPELAMLIMGWVVGIPVFCDSGFVVLNSIREALYKKISASPVAMSVALSGGLYASHVFIPPTPGPIAAAGTLGLGGNLLLVIIMGTVVSVPVLIAVYFFSKSVGKSVAISDKDADATITASYDELLKKFGKLPCGFLSLAPIIMPIIFMAIGSIVDVLAKQGMLDKTALLPKILLFLGNPIIALAIGVIFCVFLLVEARKIREFDHITNESLKIAGPILFITAAGGVLGNVITEAGFVNFIKENATAIKAIGIFFPFIISAVLKTAQGSSTVAIITTASIMGAFSADNSLMHTLGFTTDLSAALCVMAIASGAMCVSHANDSYFWVVTNFSKMSAEQGYRTQTAMTFIMGIVGIVSVYILSLVLL, from the coding sequence ATGAGCGGAATCTCACTAATTGTCTGTTTTGTTGTAGCTATCATGCTTATGATCGTTATGATCTCTAAGCTAAAAGTGCATCCATTTTTGGCACTTATGAGCATATCTTTGGTTCTTGCGATCGTCGCAGGCATCGATCTGTCCAAGATCCCAGCGATGATAGGTGTCGGCTTTAGTGGCACATTTAAGAGTATCGGTATCGTTATTATCTTTGGAACGATAATCGGCACTGTGCTTGAAAAAACGGGAGCTGCACTAAAGCTAGCTGATATGGTCGTAAAGCTAGTCGGACAAAAGCGTCCAGAGCTTGCTATGCTCATTATGGGCTGGGTTGTTGGCATTCCGGTATTTTGTGATAGCGGATTTGTCGTTTTAAACTCTATTCGCGAGGCACTTTATAAGAAAATTTCAGCAAGTCCAGTCGCGATGTCAGTCGCTCTAAGTGGCGGCCTATACGCATCTCACGTCTTTATCCCGCCAACTCCTGGCCCAATAGCAGCCGCAGGAACACTTGGTCTTGGCGGAAATTTACTCCTTGTCATCATCATGGGAACAGTCGTTTCAGTACCTGTTTTGATAGCTGTTTATTTCTTTTCAAAGAGTGTTGGCAAAAGTGTGGCTATCAGCGACAAAGATGCTGACGCTACTATCACAGCTAGCTACGATGAGCTTTTAAAGAAATTTGGCAAATTGCCTTGCGGATTTTTAAGCCTTGCTCCTATCATCATGCCTATCATTTTTATGGCGATTGGTTCTATTGTCGATGTTTTGGCAAAACAAGGCATGCTTGATAAAACGGCTCTCTTACCAAAGATACTTTTATTTTTAGGAAATCCTATCATTGCTCTTGCAATCGGCGTGATCTTTTGCGTGTTTTTATTAGTAGAAGCCAGAAAGATAAGAGAATTTGACCACATCACGAACGAGTCTTTAAAGATCGCTGGTCCGATACTCTTTATCACAGCAGCTGGCGGTGTTTTGGGTAATGTCATCACTGAGGCTGGCTTTGTAAATTTCATAAAAGAAAACGCAACCGCCATAAAAGCGATAGGAATTTTCTTCCCATTCATCATCTCAGCCGTACTAAAAACCGCTCAAGGAAGCTCGACCGTGGCTATCATCACGACAGCATCTATCATGGGTGCGTTTAGCGCTGATAACTCACTCATGCATACACTTGGCTTTACGACCGATCTTTCAGCCGCGCTTTGCGTCATGGCGATAGCATCTGGTGCCATGTGCGTATCTCACGCAAATGACAGCTACTTCTGGGTTGTGACAAATTTTAGCAAGATGAGTGCAGAACAAGGATATCGCACACAAACAGCTATGACGTTTATAATGGGTATCGTTGGTATAGTTAGCGTTTACATATTATCTTTGGTGCTTTTATGA
- a CDS encoding phospholipase A, which yields MSKILLFLSLGLSFLMASGLDDFKRAQELEQSGDIKAAMQIYKELAKSSLNEQNAIQNLQAIEPAPREAKLKQADLLREYKSSKNLQNALGIELYKFNYLLPVTYAKNVPDDERKSIETKFQISLAKPLFYDLFGLRESLVAAYTQTSWWQITRTSAPFRETNYQPEIFLNFASPKYLEQIGVKNLKFGLLHESNGRDGKKSRSWNRAYLQSDFVFGKLSISPRAWMIVGNKGDNKDILKYIGHGDVRLSYNLNDHIFSLMLRNNLHFDKTNKGAAEISYMFPIFSTGVYGYLQYFTGYGESLIDYNRHTDKFGLGFVILK from the coding sequence ATGAGTAAAATTTTATTATTTTTAAGCCTTGGCCTTAGTTTTTTGATGGCAAGTGGGCTGGATGATTTTAAAAGAGCACAAGAGCTGGAGCAAAGTGGCGACATAAAGGCTGCGATGCAAATTTATAAAGAGCTAGCCAAAAGCTCTTTAAACGAGCAAAACGCGATACAAAATTTGCAAGCAATCGAGCCAGCGCCAAGAGAGGCGAAGCTAAAGCAAGCCGATCTTTTAAGAGAATATAAAAGTAGTAAAAATTTACAAAATGCACTTGGTATCGAGCTTTATAAATTTAACTACCTTTTGCCAGTAACTTATGCTAAAAATGTGCCAGATGATGAGCGAAAGAGCATTGAAACTAAGTTTCAAATAAGCCTTGCAAAGCCGTTATTTTATGACCTGTTTGGGCTTAGAGAGAGCCTTGTAGCAGCCTACACGCAGACATCTTGGTGGCAGATAACAAGAACTTCAGCTCCATTTCGTGAGACGAACTATCAGCCAGAAATTTTTCTAAATTTTGCTTCTCCAAAATATTTGGAGCAAATAGGTGTAAAAAACCTAAAATTTGGACTTTTGCATGAGTCAAATGGACGAGATGGCAAAAAATCAAGAAGCTGGAATAGAGCTTATTTGCAAAGTGATTTTGTTTTTGGCAAGCTTAGCATTTCGCCAAGAGCTTGGATGATAGTAGGCAATAAGGGCGATAATAAAGATATATTAAAATACATCGGGCATGGCGATGTAAGGCTTAGCTACAACCTTAATGATCACATTTTTAGCCTAATGCTAAGAAATAACTTACATTTTGATAAAACAAATAAAGGTGCTGCTGAAATTTCATATATGTTTCCTATCTTCTCAACCGGAGTTTATGGCTATTTGCAGTATTTTACTGGATATGGCGAGAGTTTGATTGATTATAATAGGCATACTGATAAATTTGGTCTTGGTTTTGTTATTTTAAAATAA
- a CDS encoding molybdenum cofactor guanylyltransferase → MQTCVILAGGKSSRMGQDKTLLPFGGFKTLTHYEVAKFSKVFGEVYVSSKFEKFSPPLKLIKDENSNNYSPMLALYSILKNFDHSIFVIPADMPFFDLKSLEELVKFKDEFDMVVASDNEHIHSLCGFFSPRLATLAHEFYLKNEHKIGLLRKSCKCKVVNFKDSEQFFNVNFPDEYEMAKKIQEKKIDDE, encoded by the coding sequence ATGCAAACTTGCGTGATTTTAGCAGGTGGCAAAAGCTCACGTATGGGGCAAGATAAGACACTTTTGCCATTTGGTGGTTTTAAGACGCTTACTCATTATGAGGTCGCGAAATTTAGCAAAGTTTTTGGCGAAGTTTATGTAAGCTCAAAATTTGAGAAATTTAGCCCGCCACTAAAGCTTATAAAAGATGAAAATAGCAATAACTATTCGCCAATGCTCGCACTTTACTCCATTCTTAAAAATTTTGATCATAGTATTTTTGTGATACCGGCTGATATGCCATTTTTTGATCTTAAAAGCTTAGAGGAGCTTGTTAAATTTAAAGATGAATTTGATATGGTTGTGGCTAGTGATAATGAGCACATTCACTCGCTTTGTGGTTTTTTTAGCCCAAGGCTTGCCACTTTGGCCCATGAGTTTTATTTAAAAAATGAGCATAAAATCGGACTTTTGAGAAAAAGCTGTAAATGCAAAGTCGTAAATTTTAAAGATAGTGAGCAGTTTTTTAATGTAAATTTCCCTGACGAATACGAAATGGCAAAGAAAATCCAAGAAAAGAAGATAGATGATGAGTAA
- a CDS encoding SemiSWEET family transporter, whose amino-acid sequence MSEKNLQILGWIGTCLSVVIYFSYIPQIMGNLDGNKTPFIQPLAAALNCTIWTSYGLLKAKKDYPLSAANFPGIIFGLLATITAF is encoded by the coding sequence ATGAGCGAAAAAAATCTACAAATTTTAGGCTGGATCGGCACATGCCTATCAGTTGTTATATACTTTTCATACATCCCACAAATAATGGGCAACCTTGATGGCAACAAGACGCCTTTTATACAGCCACTGGCAGCCGCACTAAACTGCACAATCTGGACAAGTTATGGACTATTAAAAGCTAAAAAAGACTATCCACTTTCTGCTGCAAACTTTCCGGGCATAATCTTTGGTCTTTTGGCAACTATAACAGCGTTTTAA
- the leuC gene encoding 3-isopropylmalate dehydratase large subunit, producing MKQTITEKIFSDHVGKEVSAGEIIESKIDMIIGNDITTPISIKQFERSGAKKLANPDGFAIVMDHYIPTKDILSANQAKISREFAYKHDLKNYFDEKDMGIEHALLPEKGLVIPGDVIIGADSHTCTHGALGAFSTGMGSTDLAYAMITGKNWFKVPESIKVIFKGKLDKHVYGKDLILEIIRQIGVDGALYKALEFSGEVIEGLSMDDRFSMCNMAIEAGAKSGIIAVDEITKEFLKDKNLRDKPKFFYSDEGAKYDKILEIDVTNLDPVIAYPFLPSNGKSVRQAVRDDLAIDQAFIGSCTNGRLSDLRIAAQILKGKKVARKTRLIITPATQKIARAAEKEGLIDIFIEAGAVVSNPTCGACLGGYMGILGANERCISTTNRNFVGRMGDRTSEIYLANSAVVAASAIAGKIADPRDL from the coding sequence ATGAAACAAACTATTACCGAGAAAATATTTTCAGATCACGTTGGCAAAGAGGTAAGCGCAGGAGAGATCATCGAAAGCAAGATCGACATGATCATAGGCAACGACATCACGACGCCTATTTCGATCAAGCAGTTTGAGCGAAGTGGTGCTAAAAAGCTAGCCAATCCAGACGGCTTTGCTATCGTGATGGATCACTACATCCCGACAAAAGATATCCTAAGCGCAAATCAAGCCAAAATTTCACGCGAATTTGCCTACAAACACGACCTTAAAAACTATTTTGATGAAAAAGATATGGGCATTGAGCATGCACTCTTGCCTGAAAAAGGGCTAGTCATCCCAGGTGATGTCATCATCGGAGCAGACAGCCACACCTGTACACACGGCGCTCTTGGAGCGTTTAGCACCGGCATGGGCAGTACCGACCTAGCTTATGCGATGATCACTGGTAAAAACTGGTTTAAAGTGCCTGAGAGCATTAAAGTCATATTTAAAGGCAAGCTTGATAAGCACGTCTACGGCAAGGACCTTATCCTTGAGATCATTCGCCAAATAGGCGTTGATGGCGCACTTTACAAGGCGCTTGAGTTTAGCGGCGAGGTGATAGAGGGCCTTAGCATGGATGATAGATTTTCAATGTGTAATATGGCGATCGAAGCTGGTGCAAAGAGCGGTATCATCGCAGTTGATGAGATCACAAAAGAGTTTTTAAAAGATAAAAATTTACGCGATAAACCAAAATTTTTCTACTCAGACGAGGGTGCAAAATACGACAAAATTTTAGAGATCGATGTCACAAACCTTGATCCAGTCATCGCATATCCATTTTTGCCAAGCAACGGCAAGAGCGTAAGACAAGCGGTTCGTGACGATTTAGCCATTGATCAGGCATTTATCGGTTCATGCACAAATGGCCGCCTAAGCGACCTTCGCATCGCAGCACAAATTTTAAAAGGCAAAAAAGTAGCCCGCAAAACAAGGCTCATCATCACTCCAGCGACGCAAAAGATCGCAAGAGCTGCCGAAAAAGAAGGCTTAATCGATATTTTCATCGAAGCAGGAGCGGTTGTGAGCAATCCAACTTGTGGTGCCTGCCTTGGCGGATATATGGGCATTTTGGGTGCAAATGAGCGCTGTATCTCAACAACAAATAGAAATTTCGTAGGCCGTATGGGCGATAGAACGAGTGAAATTTATCTGGCTAACTCAGCAGTTGTAGCGGCCTCAGCCATAGCAGGTAAAATCGCCGATCCAAGGGACTTATAG